One window of the Camelina sativa cultivar DH55 chromosome 1, Cs, whole genome shotgun sequence genome contains the following:
- the LOC104790657 gene encoding auxin-responsive protein SAUR21-like, translating into MALVRGLMAAKKILGGSVGGTRKETAAPKGFLAMYVGESQKKKQRHIVPVSYLNQPLFQDLLIKAEEEFGFNHPMGGLTIPCPEDTFLTVTSRIQG; encoded by the coding sequence atggcttTGGTAAGAGGTTTGATGGCTGCAAAGAAGATTCTTGGGGGATCAGTAGGAGGAACGAGGAAAGAAACTGCAGCACCAAAAGGGTTTCTTGCAATGTACGTAGGTGAGagccagaagaagaagcagagacacATTGTGCCAGTCTCATACTTGAACCAGCCTTTGTTTCAGGATCTTCTCATAAAGGCTGAAGAAGAGTTCGGATTCAATCATCCGATGGGTGGTTTGACGATCCCTTGCCCTGAAGATACCTTCCTCACTGTAACTTCTCGGATCCAAGGATGA
- the LOC104790350 gene encoding uncharacterized protein LOC104790350 isoform X2, with product MVFKSRVKWIALFVLILSMGSLIVHLSITKSSGVQLAFSARDNLWQDFDSLLGSQDFRNKHLWRPVKSLETLQPYANPRNTYPAPSSKNNGFIYAKIFGGFDKIRSSICDLVTISRLLNATLVIPELQESLRSKGISNKFKSFSYLYDEEQFISFLKNDVIVTKTLPESLKAARKRNEFPLFKPKNSASPKFYLEDVLPKLKKANVIGLIVSDGGCLQSTLPASMPELQRLRCRVAFHALQLRPEIQVLGKKMVDRLRKSGQPFLAYHPGLVRDKLAYHGCAELFQDIHSELIQYRRAQMIKQKIISEELIVDSHLRRDNGLCPLMPEEVGILLKALGYSQKTIMYLAGSEMFGGQRVVIPLRAMFPNVVDRTTLCSPEELSDLVGPEIPLPENTYEMPTRKSDKQLKEEWNKAGPRPRPLPPPPDRPIYQHEKEGWYGWLTENDTEPSPSPMDLRNQAHRLLWDALDFVVSVEADVFFPGFNNDGSGWPDFSSLVMGQRLYERPSSRTYRLDRKVIQELFNVTREDMYHPNRNWTLRVRKHLNSSLGESGLIRQSMLSKPRSFLSHPLPECSCRTSALDDSRKIRSDDSKFLYGGEDECPKWIKSAGVEKSKTDDGDQPDYEHDLPTEQSETEEEFAKSKVASAFDQDEEWDPND from the exons ATGGTGTTCAAATCTAGAGTAAAATGGATTGCGCTTTTTGTGCTAATCTTATCAATGGGATCCCTCATTGTTCATCTTTCCATTACAAAGTCTTCTGGTGTACAGTTGGCGTTTTCTGCTAGAGATAACCTTTGGCAagattttgattctttgttaGGTTCTCAG GATTTTAGAAATAAGCACTTATGGCGGCCTGTTAAATCGTTGGAGACCTTGCAGCCTTATGCCAATCCAAGAAATACTTATCCTG CGCCCAGTTCGAAAAACAATGGTTTCATTTACGCAAAGATATTTGGTGGATTTGACAAGATAAGATCTTCT ATATGTGATCTTGTCACCATATCCAGGCTTTTAAATGCTACTCTTGTCATTCCAGAGCTTCAAGAAAGTCTTCGCTCTAAAGGCATTAG CAACAAGTTCAAGAGTTTCTCCTATCTTTATGATGAAGAGCAGTTTATATCCTTTCTTAAAAATGATGTTATAGTTACAAAGACCCTCCCTGAGAGCTTGAAAGCCGCAAGAAAACGGAATGAGTTCCCTCTTTTTAAGCCCAAAAACTCTGCATCACCAAAATTTTACCTCGAGGATGTATTGCCAAAGTTAAAGAAAGCTAATGTTATTGGACTGATCGTCTCTGATGGGGGATGCTTGCAG TCAACTTTGCCAGCTTCAATGCCTGAACTTCAAAGATTAAGGTGTAGAGTTGCCTTCCATGCCCTCCAGCTTCGTCCAGAAATCCAGGTGCTGGGCAAAAAGATGGTTGACAG GTTACGTAAATCAGGTCAACCTTTCCTTGCCTATCACCCTGGCTTAGTGAGGGACAAATTGGCATATCATGGTTGTGCTGAGCTTTTCCAG GACATCCACAGTGAACTCATCCAGTATCGGCGGGCTCAGATGATCAAGCAGAAAATTATTTCAGAAGAACTTATTGTAGACTCCCACTTGCGCAGGGACAATGGCTTATGTCCTCTCATGCCAGAAGAG GTTGGAATTCTTTTGAAAGCATTGGGTTATTCTCAAAAGACGATCATGTATTTAGCTGGTTCTGAAATGTTTGGCGGCCAACGGGTTGTGATCCCTCTGCGTGCTATGTTCCCTAATGTAGTGGATCGGACTACTTTATGCAGCCCAGAAGAGTTATCAGATTTGGTTGGTCCTGAGATACCGCTTCCAGAAAATACATATGAAATGCCTACTCGAAAAAGCGATAAGCAGCTCAAAGAAGAGTGGAACAAGGCAGGTCCTCGGCCTCGACCTCTACCTCCTCCTCCAGACAGACCTATCTACCAGCACGAAAAAGAAGGATGGTATGGTTGGCTTACGGAGAATGACACAGAACCAAGCCCTTCACCAATGGATCTTAGGAATCAAGCACATAGGTTACTGTGGGATGcccttgattttgttgtttctgtagAAGCTGATGTGTTCTTCCCCGGTTTCAACAACGATGGTAGTGGGTGGCCAGATTTTTCAAGTTTGGTGATGGGTCAGAGGCTCTATGAAAGGCCCTCTTCACGAACATATAGACTAGACAG GAAAGTTATTCAAGAACTTTTCAACGTTACCCGTGAGGACATGTACCATCCTAACCGTAACTGGACACTTCGTGTGAGGAAACATCTTAACTCAAGTTTGGGTGAAAGTGGGCTTATCAGGCAGTCTATGCTTTCGAAACCCAGGTCGTTTCTCTCGCATCCACTTCCTGAATGCTCATGTAGAACATCGGCCCTTGATGATTCCAGGAAAATACGGAGTGATGATAGCAAATTTCTCTATGGAGGTGAGGATGAATGCCCTAAATGGATTAAATCAGCTGGAGTAGAAAAGAGTAAAACTGATGATGGTGATCAGCCTGATTATGAACATGATCTTCCCACTGAACAGTCAGAAACTGAAGAAGAG TTTGCAAAAAGTAAGGTGGCTTCAGCGTTTGACCAGGATGAAGAATGGGATCCTAATGACTAG
- the LOC104790350 gene encoding uncharacterized protein LOC104790350 isoform X1 yields MVFKSRVKWIALFVLILSMGSLIVHLSITKSSGVQLAFSARDNLWQDFDSLLGSQDFRNKHLWRPVKSLETLQPYANPRNTYPAPSSKNNGFIYAKIFGGFDKIRSSICDLVTISRLLNATLVIPELQESLRSKGISNKFKSFSYLYDEEQFISFLKNDVIVTKTLPESLKAARKRNEFPLFKPKNSASPKFYLEDVLPKLKKANVIGLIVSDGGCLQSTLPASMPELQRLRCRVAFHALQLRPEIQVLGKKMVDRLRKSGQPFLAYHPGLVRDKLAYHGCAELFQDIHSELIQYRRAQMIKQKIISEELIVDSHLRRDNGLCPLMPEEVGILLKALGYSQKTIMYLAGSEMFGGQRVVIPLRAMFPNVVDRTTLCSPEELSDLVGPEIPLPENTYEMPTRKSDKQLKEEWNKAGPRPRPLPPPPDRPIYQHEKEGWYGWLTENDTEPSPSPMDLRNQAHRLLWDALDFVVSVEADVFFPGFNNDGSGWPDFSSLVMGQRLYERPSSRTYRLDRKVIQELFNVTREDMYHPNRNWTLRVRKHLNSSLGESGLIRQSMLSKPRSFLSHPLPECSCRTSALDDSRKIRSDDSKFLYGGEDECPKWIKSAGVEKSKTDDGDQPDYEHDLPTEQSETEEEFAKSKVASAFDQDEEWDPND; encoded by the exons ATGGTGTTCAAATCTAGAGTAAAATGGATTGCGCTTTTTGTGCTAATCTTATCAATGGGATCCCTCATTGTTCATCTTTCCATTACAAAGTCTTCTGGTGTACAGTTGGCGTTTTCTGCTAGAGATAACCTTTGGCAagattttgattctttgttaGGTTCTCAG GATTTTAGAAATAAGCACTTATGGCGGCCTGTTAAATCGTTGGAGACCTTGCAGCCTTATGCCAATCCAAGAAATACTTATCCTG CGCCCAGTTCGAAAAACAATGGTTTCATTTACGCAAAGATATTTGGTGGATTTGACAAGATAAGATCTTCT ATATGTGATCTTGTCACCATATCCAGGCTTTTAAATGCTACTCTTGTCATTCCAGAGCTTCAAGAAAGTCTTCGCTCTAAAGGCATTAG CAACAAGTTCAAGAGTTTCTCCTATCTTTATGATGAAGAGCAGTTTATATCCTTTCTTAAAAATGATGTTATAGTTACAAAGACCCTCCCTGAGAGCTTGAAAGCCGCAAGAAAACGGAATGAGTTCCCTCTTTTTAAGCCCAAAAACTCTGCATCACCAAAATTTTACCTCGAGGATGTATTGCCAAAGTTAAAGAAAGCTAATGTTATTGGACTGATCGTCTCTGATGGGGGATGCTTGCAG TCAACTTTGCCAGCTTCAATGCCTGAACTTCAAAGATTAAGGTGTAGAGTTGCCTTCCATGCCCTCCAGCTTCGTCCAGAAATCCAGGTGCTGGGCAAAAAGATGGTTGACAG GTTACGTAAATCAGGTCAACCTTTCCTTGCCTATCACCCTGGCTTAGTGAGGGACAAATTGGCATATCATGGTTGTGCTGAGCTTTTCCAG GACATCCACAGTGAACTCATCCAGTATCGGCGGGCTCAGATGATCAAGCAGAAAATTATTTCAGAAGAACTTATTGTAGACTCCCACTTGCGCAGGGACAATGGCTTATGTCCTCTCATGCCAGAAGAG GTTGGAATTCTTTTGAAAGCATTGGGTTATTCTCAAAAGACGATCATGTATTTAGCTGGTTCTGAAATGTTTGGCGGCCAACGGGTTGTGATCCCTCTGCGTGCTATGTTCCCTAATGTAGTGGATCGGACTACTTTATGCAGCCCAGAAGAGTTATCAGATTTGGTTGGTCCTGAGATACCGCTTCCAGAAAATACATATGAAATGCCTACTCGAAAAAGCGATAAGCAGCTCAAAGAAGAGTGGAACAAGGCAGGTCCTCGGCCTCGACCTCTACCTCCTCCTCCAGACAGACCTATCTACCAGCACGAAAAAGAAGGATGGTATGGTTGGCTTACGGAGAATGACACAGAACCAAGCCCTTCACCAATGGATCTTAGGAATCAAGCACATAGGTTACTGTGGGATGcccttgattttgttgtttctgtagAAGCTGATGTGTTCTTCCCCGGTTTCAACAACGATGGTAGTGGGTGGCCAGATTTTTCAAGTTTGGTGATGGGTCAGAGGCTCTATGAAAGGCCCTCTTCACGAACATATAGACTAGACAG GAAAGTTATTCAAGAACTTTTCAACGTTACCCGTGAGGACATGTACCATCCTAACCGTAACTGGACACTTCGTGTGAGGAAACATCTTAACTCAAGTTTGGGTGAAAGTGGGCTTATCAGGCAGTCTATGCTTTCGAAACCCAGGTCGTTTCTCTCGCATCCACTTCCTGAATGCTCATGTAGAACATCGGCCCTTGATGATTCCAGGAAAATACGGAGTGATGATAGCAAATTTCTCTATGGAGGTGAGGATGAATGCCCTAAATGGATTAAATCAGCTGGAGTAGAAAAGAGTAAAACTGATGATGGTGATCAGCCTGATTATGAACATGATCTTCCCACTGAACAGTCAGAAACTGAAGAAGAGTTTGCAAAAAGTAAGGTGGCTTCGGCGTTTGACCAGGATGAAGAATGGGATCCTAATGACTAG